In Cricetulus griseus strain 17A/GY unplaced genomic scaffold, alternate assembly CriGri-PICRH-1.0 unplaced_scaffold_134, whole genome shotgun sequence, the following proteins share a genomic window:
- the LOC113838615 gene encoding gastrula zinc finger protein XlCGF52.1-like: MESCQCNQFGKILHDPSTCALYRISEITENSNNYIISNNGDDPLELLNTDTNESRHTEEEPSDSEDSEKSLIMSSNSSQHQRLNTVKEVHRHGECDQRFDTTDSSIQQPVLIGKKPHQCEKCKKCFSTASYLTVHHRIHTGEKPYTCKYCDKSFAMKSSLTKHERIHTGEKPYTCKNCNKSFNVSSNLTIHMRIHTGQKPYKCNDCDKSFTTRSSLILHQRIHTGEKPHICNDCDKSFIVKSKLIQHQRIHTGKKPYTCNDCKKSFNVKSYLTLHLNIHTAEKPYKCKDCHKSFTKKTTLTVHQRIHTGEKPYTCKDCDKSFVTKCKLTLHQRIHTGEKPYTCEDCGKSFTFRPNLIEHRRIHTGEKPHKCMDYEKSFTARSTLTQHQRIHQTETLKKPAT; encoded by the coding sequence ATGGAGTCTTGTCAGTGTAATCAGTTTGGGAAAATTCTTCATGacccctccacatgtgcactatATAGAATAAGTGAAATTACAGAAAACTCTAACAACTACATAATCAGTAATAATGGAGATGACCCCCTTGAATTATTAAATACAGATACAAATGAAAGCAGGCACACTGAAGAAGAACCTTCCGATTCTGAAGACAGTGAGAAATCCTTAATTATGTCTTCAAACAGTAGTCAGCATCAGAGACTCAACACTGTGAAGGAAGTGCACAGGCATGGAGAATGTGATCAACGTTTTGACACGACAGACAGTTCTATTCAACAACCGGTTCTCATTGGGAAGAAGCCACACCAGTGTGAGAAATGTAAGAAATGCTTCAGTACTGCCTCATACCTCACTGTGCACCACagaattcatacaggagagaagCCTTACACATGTAAGTACTGTGACAAATCGTTTGCTATGAAGTCAAGTCTTACAAAACATGAGAGAATTCATACCGGAGAGAAGCCTTACACATGTAAGAACTGTAACAAGTCCTTTAATGTGAGTTCAAATCTTACAATTCATATGAGGATTCATACAGGACAGAAGCCTTACAAATGTAACGACTGTGACAAATCCTTCACTACAAGGTCAAGTCTTATACTGCATCAGAGAATACATACAGGAGAAAAGCCTCACATATGTAACGACTGTGACAAATCCTTTATAGTGAAGTCAAAACTTATACAgcatcagagaattcatacaggAAAGAAGCCTTACACGTGTAACGACTGTAAGAAATCCTTTAATGTGAAGTCATATCTCACACTGCATCTGAATATTCATACAGCagagaagccttacaaatgtAAAGACTGTCACAAATCCtttacaaagaaaacaactcTAACAGttcatcagagaattcatacaggagaAAAGCCTTACACATGTAAGGATTGTGACAAATCTTTTGTTACAAAGTGCAAGCTTACACTgcatcagagaattcatacaggagaAAAGCCTTACACATGTGAAGACTGTGGCAAATCCTTTACTTTTAGGCCAAATCTTATAGAGCACCGTAGAATCCATACGGGAGAAAAGCCTCACAAGTGTATGGATTATGAGAAATCCTTTACTGCGAGGTCAACTCTCACACAGCATCAGCGAATTCACCAGACAGAAACCTTAAAAAAGCCAGCAACGTGA